The following proteins are encoded in a genomic region of Methanomassiliicoccales archaeon:
- the hisD gene encoding histidinol dehydrogenase gives MWEPLSVGSWKARGRSDLSAVLPAVDDIIKQVAENGDAAVKKLTARFDKVELTSLQVSAEEIEEAYTKIDAELLVALRFAKDRIEAYHRRQRPDDIDLIKEGDSALGWKYSPLESVGIYIPGGRASYPSTALMCAVPAKVAGVTSVVACTPPPVHPLTLVALDLAGVDRIYKCGGAQAIAAMALGTKTVPKVQKIVGPGNIYVTAAKVRLRQEVEMDFPAGPSEIAIIADSSARPENVAADILAQAEHDPHSACALITDDRTLPNKVWRIIDDHVAQSPRRDIMLSSLKNSGYIITGGVEESAAVSNQLAPEHLSLQVRDPLSLLSSIKNAGAIFLGHDSPVACGDYTTGTDHVLPTAGNAALHSGLDVLHFMKRSSVQFLDQELLEKLAPATIKLAETEGLHAHADSVRVRLKNKRKMA, from the coding sequence ATGTGGGAACCTCTGTCCGTCGGGTCTTGGAAGGCGCGCGGACGATCCGATCTGAGCGCGGTCCTTCCGGCGGTCGACGACATCATCAAGCAGGTGGCGGAGAACGGCGATGCGGCGGTGAAGAAGCTCACCGCCCGCTTCGACAAGGTGGAGCTGACCTCGCTGCAGGTGTCGGCAGAGGAGATCGAAGAGGCGTACACAAAGATCGACGCCGAACTGTTGGTCGCTTTGAGGTTCGCCAAGGATCGGATCGAAGCCTACCACCGGAGACAGAGGCCGGACGACATCGATCTTATCAAGGAGGGGGACAGCGCCCTGGGCTGGAAGTATTCACCCCTTGAATCCGTAGGCATATACATCCCCGGCGGGAGGGCATCCTATCCCAGCACCGCTCTTATGTGCGCCGTGCCGGCCAAGGTGGCCGGCGTGACGAGCGTCGTAGCCTGCACCCCTCCGCCAGTTCACCCCCTGACGCTGGTGGCCTTGGACCTGGCCGGGGTCGACCGCATCTACAAGTGCGGAGGAGCCCAGGCCATAGCGGCCATGGCCCTGGGGACGAAGACGGTGCCCAAGGTGCAGAAGATCGTGGGACCCGGTAACATCTACGTCACCGCCGCCAAGGTCAGACTGAGGCAGGAGGTGGAGATGGACTTCCCCGCCGGGCCGAGCGAGATAGCCATTATCGCGGACAGCAGCGCTCGCCCGGAGAACGTGGCAGCGGACATACTGGCGCAGGCGGAGCACGACCCGCACTCGGCGTGCGCCCTGATCACTGACGATAGAACTCTACCAAACAAGGTGTGGAGGATCATCGATGATCATGTGGCCCAAAGCCCCCGGCGGGATATCATGCTCAGTTCGCTGAAGAACAGCGGCTACATCATCACCGGGGGTGTGGAGGAAAGTGCGGCGGTGAGCAATCAGTTGGCCCCAGAACACCTTTCTCTGCAGGTCCGGGACCCCCTTTCGTTGCTGTCATCGATCAAGAACGCCGGGGCCATCTTCCTGGGGCACGATTCCCCTGTAGCCTGCGGTGACTACACCACTGGCACGGACCACGTGCTACCGACGGCGGGCAACGCCGCGCTACACTCTGGACTGGATGTGCTGCACTTCATGAAGCGCTCCTCGGTGCAGTTCCTGGACCAGGAGTTGTTGGAAAAGCTGGCCCCCGCCACCATAAAGCTGGCGGAGACGGAAGGTTTGCACGCGCACGCCGATTCGGTGCGCGTAAGGTTAAAAAATAAAAGGAAGATGGCCTAG
- a CDS encoding thioredoxin family protein: MGDIREVSDELFLDLLRRERGFIVLEFWSPGCSVCKQVEPEVLQAQKEVGADATFMKINTDHNNVLAARYQVTGTPTFVYFCKGQKIGGAVGYVNATVLRNTVKDLIRHSANCPAGKRPSYEMDGYG; the protein is encoded by the coding sequence ATGGGTGACATCAGAGAGGTCAGCGACGAGCTCTTCCTGGACCTGCTGAGGAGGGAGAGGGGGTTCATAGTCCTGGAGTTCTGGTCCCCGGGATGCTCCGTCTGCAAGCAGGTGGAACCGGAAGTGCTGCAGGCCCAGAAGGAAGTGGGTGCGGACGCCACCTTCATGAAAATCAACACCGACCACAACAACGTCCTGGCTGCCAGATACCAGGTTACCGGTACCCCCACCTTCGTCTATTTCTGCAAGGGCCAGAAGATAGGCGGCGCCGTAGGTTACGTCAACGCCACCGTCCTCCGCAACACAGTGAAGGACCTCATACGCCATTCGGCCAACTGCCCGGCGGGGAAGCGGCCATCGTATGAGATGGACGGCTACGGCTGA
- a CDS encoding MarC family protein, protein MPGFEDLIYATTLLFFIFDPFATVPMFISLTKGQGEKEQVASANKAVLVAGLLFVIFALIGPQVLAFFSITTSAFRIAGGIVLLLMAMEIIFSLTLSKKEDTSVAWVIIATPLLTGPGVITTAILLVTLYGYFTVLIAGIISLAVTWGIMRNSLLISQKVGNNALEVFSKIIGLLLAAIAVEFIMRGAVDYVLASLNMALLLPLV, encoded by the coding sequence ATGCCCGGATTCGAGGATCTGATCTACGCAACCACGTTGCTGTTCTTCATCTTCGATCCGTTCGCCACCGTACCTATGTTCATTTCCTTGACCAAGGGGCAGGGCGAGAAGGAGCAAGTGGCCAGCGCGAACAAGGCCGTGTTAGTTGCCGGCCTGCTGTTCGTAATCTTCGCCCTGATAGGCCCGCAGGTGTTGGCCTTTTTCAGCATAACCACCAGCGCCTTCCGTATCGCCGGCGGCATCGTTTTGCTGCTCATGGCCATGGAGATCATATTCTCTTTGACGCTCAGTAAAAAGGAGGACACTAGCGTGGCCTGGGTCATAATCGCCACCCCGCTGCTGACCGGACCGGGAGTCATCACCACGGCCATCCTGCTGGTCACCCTGTACGGCTATTTCACCGTGCTCATTGCCGGGATCATCAGCCTGGCGGTCACCTGGGGCATCATGAGGAACTCCCTGCTCATCTCACAGAAAGTTGGCAACAACGCTCTGGAGGTCTTCTCCAAGATCATCGGGCTGCTGCTGGCGGCCATAGCCGTGGAGTTCATCATGCGGGGGGCGGTGGACTACGTCCTCGCCAGCCTGAACATGGCTCTCCTGCTTCCCCTGGTCTGA
- a CDS encoding nitroreductase family protein produces MRKDPILNRRSIRRYTAQDVEEKDVMKVLEAAMAAPSAGNERPWHFVVIRDKEVMQGIMGVHPYAQMLKRCPVTVLVCGDPSLEKYPGFWVQDCSAATENMLIMAVELDLGAVWLGIYPIEDRVHGLRRLLGLPEDIIPFALVPLGHPDEEKKKLDRFDGERVHRDGW; encoded by the coding sequence ATGAGAAAGGACCCCATTCTCAATCGTCGGAGCATCCGGCGCTACACCGCGCAGGATGTGGAGGAGAAGGATGTCATGAAGGTCCTGGAGGCGGCCATGGCCGCGCCCTCGGCCGGAAACGAACGCCCCTGGCATTTCGTGGTCATCCGGGACAAGGAGGTCATGCAGGGGATAATGGGAGTGCATCCGTATGCCCAAATGCTCAAGCGATGCCCGGTGACGGTGCTTGTGTGCGGAGACCCCTCGTTGGAGAAGTATCCCGGTTTCTGGGTGCAGGACTGTTCCGCGGCCACGGAGAACATGCTGATCATGGCCGTGGAACTGGACCTGGGCGCGGTGTGGCTGGGCATATATCCAATCGAGGACCGGGTACACGGCCTGAGGCGATTGCTGGGATTGCCGGAGGACATCATCCCCTTCGCCCTGGTCCCTTTGGGGCATCCGGACGAGGAGAAGAAGAAGCTGGACCGCTTCGACGGGGAGAGGGTGCACCGGGACGGCTGGTGA